In the genome of Streptomyces racemochromogenes, one region contains:
- a CDS encoding M48 family metalloprotease: MSKDAEPLDDLEYRHAPGTRVHYWARHRVTDLAAVARLVLHLPGILFSLVLVLLLARGLQYVTGVPYGIPTGLWLAAAGVLAFHRPTEALLARYLLRLGHPVPQEAALLGPVWREVTARAGVDGTRYQLWVEESDELNASAAGGHLVIVTRHSLETLPTSQLAAVLAHELGHHAGGHAWTRMLSWWYALPGRLVWKALVGLVRMVPRGRRRTAPTTLLVPAALVGWLTYRTVPHSLGLGLLLLALAALVTVPLLIAAAGRRAELRADRHAAALGFGPPLAEVLMSEPQEDERGLLRLLLSSHPPPRTRLHHLQRHLELQG; encoded by the coding sequence ATGTCCAAGGATGCCGAGCCCCTCGACGATCTCGAATACCGGCACGCCCCCGGTACCCGCGTCCACTACTGGGCCCGCCACCGTGTCACGGACCTCGCCGCCGTCGCCAGGCTCGTCCTCCACCTGCCGGGCATCCTCTTCAGCTTGGTCCTCGTCCTGCTACTGGCACGGGGCCTGCAGTACGTCACCGGCGTCCCGTACGGCATACCGACGGGGCTCTGGCTGGCTGCGGCCGGAGTGCTCGCGTTCCACCGGCCCACCGAGGCCCTGCTCGCCCGCTATCTGCTCCGGCTGGGTCACCCCGTACCGCAGGAGGCCGCCCTGCTGGGACCCGTATGGCGTGAGGTGACGGCCCGCGCCGGTGTGGACGGCACCCGCTACCAACTCTGGGTCGAGGAGAGCGACGAACTGAACGCGTCAGCGGCGGGCGGCCACCTCGTGATCGTCACCAGGCATTCGCTGGAGACCCTGCCGACCTCCCAGCTCGCTGCCGTTCTGGCCCACGAGCTGGGGCACCACGCGGGCGGCCACGCGTGGACGCGAATGCTGAGCTGGTGGTACGCACTGCCCGGCAGGCTCGTCTGGAAGGCGCTGGTCGGCCTCGTACGCATGGTGCCGCGGGGCAGGAGACGGACGGCTCCGACCACCCTGCTGGTGCCCGCGGCCCTCGTCGGGTGGCTCACGTACCGGACCGTGCCCCACTCCCTCGGGCTCGGCCTGCTGCTGTTGGCCCTTGCCGCGCTGGTCACCGTGCCCCTGCTGATCGCAGCCGCCGGCCGACGCGCGGAACTGCGGGCCGATCGCCATGCCGCGGCGCTGGGATTCGGCCCCCCGCTCGCCGAAGTCCTGATGTCGGAACCACAGGAGGACGAGCGGGGCCTCCTGCGACTCCTTCTCTCCTCGCACCCGCCGCCCCGCACCCGCCTCCACCACCTCCAGCGCCACCTGGAGCTCCAGGGCTAG
- a CDS encoding DNA-directed RNA polymerase subunit beta' — MLDVNFFDELRIGLATADDIRTWSHGEVKKPETINYRTLKPEKDGLFCEKIFGPTRDWECYCGKYKRVRFKGIICERCGVEVTRAKVRRERMGHIELAAPVTHIWYFKGVPSRLGYLLDLAPKDLEKVIYFAAYMITFVDDERRQRDLPSLEAHVSVERQQIENRRDADLEGRAKKLESDLAELEAEGAKADVRRKVREGAEREMKQLRDRAQREIDRLDEVWNRFKNLKVQDLEGDELLYRELRDRFGTYFDGSMGAAALQKRLESFDLEEEAERLREIIRTGKGQKKTRALKRLKVVSAFLQTSNSPKGMVLDCVPVIPPDLRPMVQLDGGRFATSDLNDLYRRVINRNNRLKRLLDLGAPEIIVNNEKRMLQEAVDALFDNGRRGRPVTGPGNRPLKSLSDMLKGKQGRFRQNLLGKRVDYSARSVIVVGPQLKLHQCGLPKAMALELFKPFVMKRLVDLNHAQNIKSAKRMVERGRTVVYDVLEEVIAEHPVLLNRAPTLHRLGIQAFEPQLVEGKAIQIHPLVCTAFNADFDGDQMAVHLPLSAEAQAEARILMLSSNNILKPADGRPVTMPTQDMVLGLFFLTTDGELRDVKGEGRAFGSTAEAIMAFDAGELALQSSVDIRFPVGTIPPRGWVPPVAEEGEQEFQPGDSFRLKTTLGRALFNELLPEDYPFVDYSVGKKQLSEIVNDLAERYPKVIVAATLDNLKAAGFHWATRSGVTVAISDVVVPEAKKAIVAGYEAQDEKVQKQYERGLITKDERTQELIAIWTKATNEVAEAMNANFPKTNPIFMMVDSGARGNMMQMRQIAGMRGLVSNAKNETIPRPIKASFREGLTVLEYFISTHGARKGLADTALRTADSGYLTRRLVDVSQDVIIREEDCGTERGLKLKIGVKDETGVLRKADDVETSVYARMLAEDVVIDGKVIAPANVDLGDVLIDALIANGVEEVKTRSVLTCESAVGTCAFCYGRSLATGKLVDIGEAVGIIAAQSIGEPGTQLTMRTFHTGGVAGDDITQGLPRVVELFEARTPKGVAPISEAAGRVRIEETEKTKKIVITPDDGSEETAFPISKRAKVIVHEGDHVEVGQKLTMGATNPHDVLRILGQRAVQVHLVGEVQKVYNSQGVSIHDKHIEIIIRQMLRRVTIIESGDAELLPGELVERSKFETENRRVVTEGGHPASGRPQLMGITKASLATESWLSAASFQETTRVLTDAAINAKSDSLIGLKENVIIGKLIPAGTGLSRYRNIRVEPTEEAKAAMYSAVGYDDIDYSPFGTGSGQAVPLEDYDYGPYNG; from the coding sequence GTGCTCGACGTCAACTTCTTCGACGAGCTGCGGATCGGCCTTGCCACCGCGGACGACATCCGAACCTGGTCGCACGGCGAGGTCAAGAAGCCGGAGACCATCAACTACCGCACCCTCAAGCCCGAGAAGGACGGACTCTTCTGCGAGAAGATCTTCGGTCCTACCCGGGACTGGGAGTGCTACTGCGGCAAGTACAAGCGTGTCCGCTTCAAGGGCATCATCTGTGAGCGCTGTGGCGTCGAGGTCACGCGCGCCAAGGTGCGCCGTGAGCGGATGGGCCACATCGAGCTCGCCGCTCCCGTCACCCACATCTGGTACTTCAAGGGCGTCCCGTCGCGCCTGGGCTACCTGCTGGACCTCGCGCCGAAGGACCTCGAGAAGGTCATCTACTTCGCCGCGTACATGATCACGTTCGTCGACGACGAGCGCCGTCAGCGCGACCTGCCGTCGCTGGAGGCCCACGTCTCCGTCGAGCGCCAGCAGATCGAGAACCGCCGTGACGCGGACCTCGAAGGCCGTGCCAAGAAGCTCGAGAGCGACCTGGCCGAGCTGGAGGCCGAGGGCGCCAAGGCCGACGTGCGCCGCAAGGTGCGCGAAGGCGCCGAGCGCGAGATGAAGCAGCTCCGCGACCGCGCCCAGCGCGAGATCGACCGCCTCGACGAGGTGTGGAACCGCTTCAAGAACCTCAAGGTCCAGGACCTGGAGGGCGACGAGCTCCTCTACCGCGAGCTGCGTGACCGCTTCGGCACGTACTTCGACGGCTCGATGGGTGCCGCGGCGCTGCAGAAGCGCCTGGAGTCCTTCGACCTGGAGGAGGAGGCCGAGCGCCTCCGCGAGATCATCCGTACCGGCAAGGGCCAGAAGAAGACCCGTGCGCTCAAGCGCCTCAAGGTCGTCTCCGCGTTCCTGCAGACCAGCAACAGCCCCAAGGGCATGGTCCTGGACTGCGTCCCGGTCATCCCGCCGGACCTGCGTCCGATGGTGCAGCTGGACGGTGGCCGCTTCGCGACCTCCGACCTGAACGACCTGTACCGCCGCGTGATCAACCGCAACAACCGCCTGAAGCGCCTTCTCGACCTCGGTGCCCCCGAGATCATCGTGAACAACGAGAAGCGCATGCTCCAGGAGGCCGTGGACGCGCTCTTCGACAACGGTCGTCGCGGCCGCCCGGTGACGGGCCCCGGCAACCGCCCGCTGAAGTCCCTCAGCGACATGCTGAAGGGCAAGCAGGGTCGATTCCGTCAGAACCTTCTCGGCAAGCGCGTGGACTACTCCGCGCGTTCCGTGATCGTCGTCGGTCCGCAGCTGAAGCTGCACCAGTGTGGTCTGCCCAAGGCCATGGCGCTGGAGCTCTTCAAGCCGTTCGTGATGAAGCGCCTGGTCGACCTGAACCACGCGCAGAACATCAAGAGCGCGAAGCGCATGGTCGAGCGCGGCCGCACGGTCGTGTACGACGTGCTCGAAGAGGTCATCGCCGAGCACCCGGTGCTGCTGAACCGTGCGCCCACGCTGCACCGCCTCGGCATCCAGGCCTTCGAGCCCCAGCTGGTCGAAGGCAAGGCCATCCAGATCCACCCGCTCGTCTGCACCGCGTTCAACGCGGACTTCGACGGTGACCAGATGGCCGTGCACCTGCCGCTCTCCGCGGAGGCGCAGGCCGAGGCCCGCATCCTGATGCTGTCCTCGAACAACATCCTCAAGCCGGCCGACGGCCGTCCGGTCACGATGCCGACGCAGGACATGGTCCTGGGTCTGTTCTTCCTGACCACCGACGGTGAGCTCCGTGACGTCAAGGGCGAGGGCCGCGCGTTCGGCTCGACCGCCGAGGCGATCATGGCGTTCGACGCCGGCGAGCTCGCGCTGCAGTCGTCCGTCGACATCCGCTTCCCGGTGGGCACCATCCCGCCGCGCGGCTGGGTGCCGCCGGTCGCCGAAGAGGGCGAGCAGGAGTTCCAGCCGGGCGACAGCTTCCGTCTGAAGACGACCCTGGGTCGCGCGCTCTTCAACGAGCTGCTGCCCGAGGACTACCCGTTCGTCGACTACTCGGTGGGCAAGAAGCAGCTCTCCGAGATCGTCAACGACCTGGCGGAGCGCTACCCCAAGGTCATCGTGGCGGCGACGCTCGACAACCTGAAGGCGGCCGGCTTCCACTGGGCGACCCGTTCGGGCGTCACCGTGGCCATCTCCGACGTCGTCGTGCCCGAGGCCAAGAAGGCCATCGTCGCGGGTTACGAGGCTCAGGACGAGAAGGTCCAGAAGCAGTACGAGCGCGGTCTGATCACCAAGGACGAGCGCACGCAGGAGCTCATCGCGATCTGGACCAAGGCGACCAACGAGGTTGCCGAGGCGATGAACGCGAACTTCCCCAAGACGAACCCCATCTTCATGATGGTTGACTCGGGTGCCCGAGGAAACATGATGCAGATGCGACAGATCGCCGGTATGCGTGGTCTGGTGTCGAACGCGAAGAACGAGACCATCCCGCGTCCGATCAAGGCGTCCTTCCGTGAGGGCCTCACCGTTCTGGAGTACTTCATCTCCACGCACGGTGCCCGTAAGGGTCTGGCGGACACCGCCCTGCGTACCGCCGACTCGGGTTACCTCACCCGTCGTCTGGTGGACGTCTCGCAGGACGTCATCATCCGCGAGGAGGACTGCGGCACCGAGCGCGGCCTCAAGCTCAAGATCGGTGTCAAGGACGAGACCGGTGTCCTGCGCAAGGCGGACGACGTCGAGACCTCCGTGTACGCCCGCATGCTGGCCGAGGACGTCGTCATCGACGGCAAGGTCATCGCGCCGGCGAACGTGGACCTCGGCGACGTGCTCATCGACGCCCTCATCGCGAACGGCGTCGAGGAGGTCAAGACCCGCTCGGTCCTGACCTGCGAGTCCGCGGTCGGCACCTGTGCCTTCTGCTACGGCCGCTCGCTGGCCACCGGCAAGCTCGTCGACATCGGCGAGGCGGTCGGCATCATCGCCGCCCAGTCCATCGGTGAGCCCGGTACCCAGCTGACGATGCGTACCTTCCACACCGGTGGTGTGGCCGGTGACGACATCACGCAGGGTCTGCCGCGTGTCGTCGAGCTCTTCGAGGCCCGTACCCCGAAGGGTGTCGCCCCGATCTCCGAGGCCGCCGGCCGCGTGCGGATCGAGGAGACCGAGAAGACGAAGAAGATCGTCATCACGCCCGACGACGGCAGCGAGGAGACGGCCTTCCCGATCTCCAAGCGCGCCAAGGTCATCGTGCACGAGGGCGACCACGTCGAGGTGGGCCAGAAGCTCACCATGGGTGCCACCAACCCGCACGACGTGCTGCGCATCCTCGGCCAGCGTGCCGTCCAGGTCCACCTGGTCGGCGAAGTCCAGAAGGTCTACAACTCGCAGGGCGTGTCGATCCACGACAAGCACATCGAGATCATCATCCGGCAGATGCTGCGCCGCGTGACGATCATCGAGTCCGGCGACGCGGAGCTCCTGCCGGGCGAGCTCGTCGAGCGCTCGAAGTTCGAGACCGAGAACCGTCGCGTGGTCACCGAGGGCGGTCACCCCGCCTCCGGCCGTCCGCAGCTGATGGGTATCACCAAGGCCTCGCTGGCGACGGAATCCTGGCTGTCGGCCGCCTCCTTCCAGGAGACGACCCGAGTCCTGACGGACGCGGCGATCAACGCCAAGTCCGACAGCCTCATCGGCCTCAAGGAGAACGTCATCATCGGTAAGCTCATCCCGGCCGGTACGGGCCTGTCCCGCTACCGCAACATCCGGGTCGAGCCGACCGAGGAGGCCAAGGCCGCGATGTACTCGGCCGTCGGCTACGACGACATCGACTACTCGCCCTTCGGCACCGGCTCCGGCCAGGCCGTCCCGCTGGAGGACTACGACTACGGCCCGTACAACGGCTGA
- the rpoB gene encoding DNA-directed RNA polymerase subunit beta, whose amino-acid sequence MAASRNASTNTNNGASTAPLRISFAKIKEPLEVPNLLALQTESFDWLLGNAAWKSRVESALESGQDVPTKSGLEEIFEEISPIEDFSGSMSLTFRDHRFEPAKNSVDECKERDFTYAAPLFVTAEFTNNETGEIKSQTVFMGDFPLMTNKGTFVINGTERVVVSQLVRSPGVYFDSSIDKTSDKDIFSAKIIPSRGAWLEMEVDKRDMVGVRIDRKRKQSVTVLLKALGWTTEQILEEFGEYESMRATLEKDHTQGQDDALLDIYRKLRPGEPPTREAAQTLLENLYFNPKRYDLAKVGRYKVNKKLGADEPLDAGVLTTDDIIATIKYLVKLHAGETETIGESGRSIVVETDDIDHFGNRRLRNVGELIQNQVRTGLARMERVVRERMTTQDVEAITPQTLINIRPVVASIKEFFGTSQLSQFMDQNNPLSGLTHKRRLSALGPGGLSRERAGFEVRDVHPSHYGRMCPIETPEGPNIGLIGSLASYGRVNAFGFIETPYRKVVDGAVTDEVDYVTADEEDRFVIAQANARLDDELRFTENRVLVRKRGGEVDYVEPSDVDYMDVSPRQMVSVATAMIPFLEHDDANRALMGANMMRQAVPLIKAEAPLVGTGMEYRCAVDAGDSIKAEKDGVVQEVSADYITVANDDGTYTTYRVAKFSRSNQGTSVNQKVIVNEGDRIVESQVLADGPATEEGEMALGKNLLVAFMPWEGHNYEDAIILSQRLVQDDVLSSIHIEEHEVDARDTKLGPEEITRDIPNVSEEVLADLDERGIIRIGADVVAGDILVGKVTPKGETELTPEERLLRAIFGEKAREVRDTSLKVPHGEIGKVIGVRVFDREEGDELPPGVNQLVRVYVAQKRKITDGDKLAGRHGNKGVISKILPIEDMPFLEDGTPVDIILNPLGVPSRMNPGQVLEIHLGWLASRGWDVSGLADEWAQRLQAIGADQVAPGTNVATPVFDGAREDELAGLLQHTIPNRDGERMVLPTGKARLFDGRSGEPFPDPISVGYMYILKLHHLVDDKLHARSTGPYSMITQQPLGGKAQFGGQRFGEMEVWALEAYGAAYALQELLTIKSDDVTGRVKVYEAIVKGENIPEPGIPESFKVLIKEMQSLCLNVEVLSSDGMSIEMRDTDEDVFRAAEELGIDLSRREPSSVEEV is encoded by the coding sequence TTGGCCGCCTCGCGCAACGCCTCGACCAATACGAACAACGGTGCCAGCACCGCCCCGCTGCGCATCTCCTTTGCAAAGATCAAGGAGCCCCTCGAGGTTCCGAACCTCCTGGCGCTGCAGACCGAGAGCTTTGACTGGCTGCTCGGCAACGCCGCCTGGAAGTCCCGCGTCGAGTCGGCGCTTGAGAGTGGACAGGACGTCCCCACCAAGTCCGGTCTGGAAGAGATCTTCGAGGAGATCTCGCCGATCGAGGACTTCTCCGGGTCGATGTCGCTGACGTTCCGCGACCACCGGTTCGAGCCGGCGAAGAACTCCGTCGACGAGTGCAAGGAGCGCGACTTCACGTACGCGGCGCCGCTCTTCGTCACGGCCGAGTTCACGAACAACGAGACCGGTGAGATCAAGTCTCAGACGGTCTTCATGGGCGACTTCCCGCTCATGACCAACAAGGGCACCTTCGTCATCAACGGCACCGAGCGCGTCGTCGTGTCGCAGCTCGTCCGTTCCCCGGGTGTCTACTTCGACTCCTCCATCGACAAGACGTCCGACAAGGACATCTTCTCCGCCAAGATCATCCCGTCCCGGGGTGCCTGGCTGGAGATGGAGGTCGACAAGCGCGACATGGTCGGCGTCCGCATCGACCGCAAGCGCAAGCAGTCCGTCACCGTCCTCCTCAAGGCCCTCGGCTGGACCACCGAGCAGATCCTCGAGGAGTTCGGCGAGTACGAGTCCATGCGCGCCACCCTGGAGAAGGACCACACCCAGGGCCAGGACGACGCGCTGCTCGACATCTACCGCAAGCTGCGCCCGGGCGAGCCGCCGACCCGCGAGGCCGCTCAGACGCTGCTCGAGAACCTCTACTTCAACCCGAAGCGCTACGACCTCGCCAAGGTCGGCCGCTACAAGGTGAACAAGAAGCTCGGCGCCGACGAGCCGCTCGACGCCGGTGTGCTCACCACCGACGACATCATCGCGACCATCAAGTACCTCGTGAAGCTCCATGCGGGCGAGACCGAGACCATCGGTGAGTCGGGCCGTTCGATCGTCGTCGAGACCGACGACATCGACCACTTCGGCAACCGTCGTCTGCGCAACGTCGGCGAGCTCATCCAGAACCAGGTCCGCACGGGTCTGGCTCGTATGGAGCGCGTCGTGCGCGAGCGCATGACCACCCAGGACGTCGAGGCGATCACGCCGCAGACCCTGATCAACATCCGGCCGGTCGTCGCCTCCATCAAGGAGTTCTTCGGCACCAGCCAGCTGTCGCAGTTCATGGACCAGAACAACCCGCTGTCGGGTCTGACGCACAAGCGTCGCCTCTCGGCGCTGGGTCCCGGCGGTCTCTCCCGTGAGCGGGCCGGCTTCGAGGTCCGCGACGTGCACCCGTCGCACTACGGCCGCATGTGTCCGATCGAGACCCCCGAAGGCCCGAACATCGGTCTGATCGGCTCGCTCGCGTCCTACGGCCGCGTCAACGCGTTCGGTTTCATCGAGACCCCGTACCGCAAGGTCGTCGACGGCGCCGTCACCGACGAGGTCGACTACGTCACCGCCGACGAGGAAGACCGCTTCGTCATCGCCCAGGCGAACGCCCGCCTGGACGACGAGCTGCGCTTCACCGAGAACCGCGTCCTGGTCCGCAAGCGCGGCGGCGAGGTCGACTACGTCGAGCCGTCGGACGTGGACTACATGGACGTCTCGCCGCGCCAGATGGTGTCCGTCGCCACCGCGATGATCCCCTTCCTCGAGCACGACGACGCCAACCGTGCCCTCATGGGCGCGAACATGATGCGCCAGGCCGTTCCGCTCATCAAGGCGGAGGCCCCGCTCGTCGGCACCGGCATGGAGTACCGCTGCGCGGTCGACGCCGGCGACTCGATCAAGGCGGAGAAGGACGGTGTCGTCCAGGAGGTCTCGGCCGACTACATCACCGTCGCCAACGACGACGGCACGTACACCACGTACCGCGTCGCCAAGTTCTCCCGCTCGAACCAGGGCACCTCGGTCAACCAGAAGGTGATCGTCAACGAGGGCGACCGCATCGTCGAGTCGCAGGTCCTCGCCGACGGCCCGGCGACCGAAGAGGGCGAGATGGCCCTCGGCAAGAACCTGCTCGTCGCGTTCATGCCGTGGGAAGGCCACAACTACGAGGACGCGATCATCCTGTCGCAGCGCCTCGTGCAGGACGACGTCCTCTCCTCGATCCACATCGAGGAGCACGAGGTCGACGCCCGTGACACCAAGCTGGGCCCCGAGGAGATCACCCGGGACATCCCGAACGTCTCCGAGGAGGTCCTCGCCGACCTCGACGAGCGCGGCATCATCCGCATCGGTGCGGACGTCGTCGCCGGCGACATCCTCGTCGGCAAGGTCACGCCCAAGGGTGAGACCGAGCTGACCCCCGAGGAGCGCCTGCTCCGCGCGATCTTCGGTGAGAAGGCCCGCGAGGTGCGTGACACCTCGCTCAAGGTTCCTCACGGTGAGATCGGCAAGGTCATCGGCGTCCGCGTCTTCGACCGCGAGGAGGGCGACGAGCTTCCCCCGGGCGTGAACCAGCTGGTCCGCGTCTACGTCGCCCAGAAGCGCAAGATCACCGACGGTGACAAGCTCGCCGGCCGTCACGGCAACAAGGGTGTTATCTCGAAGATCCTTCCGATCGAGGACATGCCGTTCCTCGAGGACGGAACTCCGGTCGACATCATCCTGAACCCGCTGGGTGTCCCGTCCCGAATGAACCCGGGACAGGTCCTGGAGATCCACCTCGGCTGGCTCGCCAGCCGCGGCTGGGACGTCTCCGGCCTCGCGGACGAGTGGGCGCAGCGCCTCCAGGCGATCGGCGCCGACCAGGTCGCCCCCGGCACCAACGTCGCCACCCCCGTCTTCGACGGTGCGCGTGAGGACGAGCTGGCCGGCCTGCTCCAGCACACGATCCCGAACCGCGACGGCGAGCGCATGGTGCTCCCGACCGGTAAGGCGCGTCTGTTCGACGGCCGCTCCGGCGAGCCGTTCCCGGACCCGATCTCGGTCGGGTACATGTACATCCTCAAGCTGCACCACCTGGTCGACGACAAGCTCCACGCCCGTTCGACCGGTCCGTACTCGATGATCACGCAGCAGCCGCTGGGTGGTAAGGCGCAGTTCGGTGGTCAGCGCTTCGGTGAGATGGAGGTGTGGGCGCTCGAGGCATACGGCGCCGCCTACGCGCTCCAGGAACTCCTGACGATCAAGTCCGACGACGTGACCGGCCGCGTGAAGGTCTACGAGGCCATCGTCAAGGGCGAGAACATCCCCGAGCCGGGCATTCCCGAGTCCTTCAAGGTGCTCATCAAGGAAATGCAGTCGCTCTGCCTCAACGTGGAGGTGCTGTCCTCGGACGGCATGTCCATCGAGATGCGCGACACCGACGAGGACGTCTTCCGCGCGGCGGAGGAGCTCGGTATCGACCTGTCCCGGCGCGAGCCGAGCAGCGTCGAAGAGGTCTGA
- the rplL gene encoding 50S ribosomal protein L7/L12: protein MAKLSQDDLLAQFEEMTLIELSEFVKAFEEKFDVTAAAAVAVAGPAAGGPVAEAEEEKDEFDVILTGAGDKKIQVIKVVRELTSLGLKEAKDLVDGTPKPVLEKVNKEAADKAAEALKAAGAGVEVK, encoded by the coding sequence ATGGCGAAGCTCTCTCAGGACGACCTCCTCGCCCAGTTCGAGGAGATGACCCTCATCGAGCTCTCCGAGTTCGTGAAGGCCTTCGAGGAGAAGTTCGACGTCACCGCCGCCGCGGCCGTCGCCGTTGCCGGCCCCGCCGCCGGTGGCCCGGTTGCCGAGGCCGAGGAGGAGAAGGACGAGTTCGACGTCATCCTCACCGGTGCCGGCGACAAGAAGATCCAGGTCATCAAGGTCGTGCGCGAGCTGACCTCCCTGGGTCTGAAGGAGGCCAAGGACCTCGTCGACGGCACCCCGAAGCCGGTCCTCGAGAAGGTCAACAAGGAGGCCGCTGACAAGGCCGCCGAGGCCCTCAAGGCCGCCGGTGCGGGCGTCGAGGTCAAGTAA
- the rplJ gene encoding 50S ribosomal protein L10 yields the protein MPTPNKAASVAELKDAFQSSNAAVLTEYRGLTVAQLKTLRRSLGENAQYAVVKNTLTKIAANQAGITALDEHFAGPTAVAFITGDPVESAKSLRDFAKDNPNLIIKAGVLDGKALSADDIKKLADLESREVLLSKLAGAFKGKQSQAASLFQALPSKFVRTAEALRVKLAEQGGAE from the coding sequence ATGCCGACGCCCAACAAGGCTGCATCGGTAGCCGAGCTCAAGGACGCGTTCCAGAGCTCGAACGCCGCCGTGCTGACCGAGTACCGGGGTCTCACCGTCGCGCAGCTCAAGACGCTGCGTCGCTCCCTTGGTGAGAACGCCCAGTACGCCGTGGTGAAGAACACGCTGACCAAGATTGCGGCCAACCAGGCCGGGATCACCGCGCTGGACGAGCACTTCGCTGGTCCGACCGCGGTCGCCTTCATCACCGGTGACCCGGTGGAGTCGGCGAAGAGCCTGCGTGACTTCGCCAAGGACAACCCCAACCTGATCATCAAGGCGGGTGTCCTTGATGGTAAGGCGCTCTCCGCCGATGACATCAAGAAGCTTGCGGACCTCGAGTCCCGCGAGGTTCTGCTCAGCAAGCTGGCCGGCGCGTTCAAGGGCAAGCAGTCCCAGGCTGCCTCGCTCTTCCAGGCGCTGCCGTCGAAGTTCGTCCGCACCGCGGAAGCGCTTCGCGTCAAGCTCGCCGAGCAGGGCGGTGCCGAGTAA
- a CDS encoding LppX_LprAFG lipoprotein, whose translation MFTYRKKTAGAALAAVLLVGAATTACEDGKKADGATAAPTASAPASPAASKAAGGAADATPAAFLQKTKKASEEITSVRYTLTGTASGRQVSSDASMRLKPSVAMSMKATAQGAESGTVEIRVIDGVMYLGSEGTWLKFDMKALDPATAKKMESAQGGASSSGEHPGDRADQLMGAKDLRTVGEEDVDGVKTTHVSGTITTEEMRAGIATTATPEARERREKSLKQLEGEGIKSLGVDMWIDESGRTKQVRTRGEGTKGPMDTTIKFLDYNKPVEITAPPADQVVDLAEMMKRSRAGSGTDQG comes from the coding sequence ATGTTCACGTACCGCAAGAAGACCGCAGGCGCGGCGCTGGCCGCCGTACTGCTCGTGGGCGCGGCCACGACGGCCTGCGAGGACGGGAAGAAGGCCGACGGCGCCACGGCGGCGCCCACGGCGTCCGCGCCGGCCTCTCCGGCCGCCTCCAAGGCGGCCGGGGGCGCCGCGGACGCCACACCGGCCGCGTTCCTCCAGAAGACCAAGAAGGCGTCGGAGGAGATCACCTCCGTCCGCTACACCCTGACCGGGACGGCCTCGGGCCGGCAGGTCTCCTCCGACGCCTCCATGCGGCTCAAGCCGTCCGTGGCGATGTCGATGAAGGCCACCGCGCAGGGCGCCGAGTCCGGCACCGTCGAGATCCGCGTGATCGACGGGGTCATGTACCTGGGCTCCGAGGGGACGTGGCTCAAGTTCGACATGAAGGCCCTCGACCCGGCGACGGCCAAGAAGATGGAGAGCGCCCAGGGCGGCGCGAGCAGCTCCGGCGAGCACCCGGGGGACCGGGCCGACCAGCTGATGGGGGCCAAGGACCTCAGGACGGTCGGCGAGGAGGACGTCGACGGCGTGAAGACCACGCACGTCTCGGGGACCATCACGACCGAGGAGATGCGCGCGGGCATCGCGACGACCGCCACTCCGGAGGCCCGGGAGCGCCGGGAGAAGAGCCTCAAGCAGCTGGAGGGCGAGGGGATCAAGTCCCTCGGCGTCGACATGTGGATCGACGAGTCCGGCCGCACCAAGCAGGTCCGCACCCGCGGTGAGGGCACCAAGGGCCCGATGGACACGACGATCAAGTTCCTGGACTACAACAAGCCCGTCGAGATCACGGCCCCGCCGGCCGACCAGGTCGTCGACCTCGCCGAGATGATGAAGCGCTCCCGCGCGGGCTCCGGCACCGACCAGGGCTGA
- the rplA gene encoding 50S ribosomal protein L1, whose translation MKRSKTLRAADAKVDREKLYAPLEAVRLAKETSTTKFDATVEVAFRLGVDPRKADQMVRGTVNLPHGTGKTARVLVFATGDRAAAAEAAGADIVGDDELINEIAKGNRLNEFDAVVATPDLMGKVGRLGRVLGPRGLMPNPKTGTVTMDVAKAVTEIKGGKIEFRVDKHSNLHFIVGKVSFTDEQLVENYAAALDEIIRLKPSAAKGRYIKKAALSTTMGPGIQLDSNRTRNLLVEEDPAAV comes from the coding sequence GTGAAGCGCAGCAAGACTCTCCGCGCTGCGGACGCCAAGGTCGACCGGGAGAAGCTGTACGCCCCGCTCGAGGCCGTCCGTCTCGCCAAGGAGACCTCCACCACCAAGTTCGACGCCACCGTCGAGGTTGCCTTCCGCCTGGGTGTCGACCCGCGCAAGGCCGACCAGATGGTCCGCGGCACCGTGAACCTCCCGCACGGCACCGGTAAGACCGCCCGGGTCCTGGTCTTCGCGACCGGTGACCGTGCTGCGGCCGCGGAAGCCGCCGGCGCCGACATCGTCGGCGACGACGAGCTGATCAACGAGATCGCCAAGGGCAACCGCCTCAACGAGTTCGACGCCGTCGTGGCGACCCCGGACCTCATGGGCAAGGTCGGCCGCCTCGGCCGCGTGCTCGGTCCGCGTGGTCTCATGCCGAACCCGAAGACCGGCACCGTCACCATGGACGTGGCCAAGGCTGTCACCGAGATCAAGGGTGGCAAGATCGAGTTCCGCGTCGACAAGCACTCGAACCTGCACTTCATCGTCGGCAAGGTCTCCTTCACCGACGAGCAGCTGGTCGAGAACTACGCGGCGGCCCTGGACGAGATCATCCGTCTGAAGCCGTCCGCCGCCAAGGGCCGCTACATCAAGAAGGCCGCCCTGAGCACCACGATGGGCCCCGGCATCCAGCTGGACTCCAACCGCACCCGGAACCTCCTCGTCGAGGAAGACCCGGCTGCTGTCTGA